The region AGGGTTCCGGCGCTCGCCTGGGCGCTGCCCGGCACGAAGACGAGGCCCTGCGCGATCTGCTCGCCGAGGGGGTCGGTCAGGACGACCTCGCGGCTGCCCCCGTTCCCCGCGTTGCGGGTGGTGACGGTCACGGTGGTCTCGGTGCCGGGCCGCACCAGCGCGGGCGTGAAGCTCTTCTGCACCGCCAGCACGGGCGGTGGGCCGACGCGCACGCGGCTGACGTTGTTGGCGTCCTGCTGCCCGCCGCCGCAGCTTGCCACCAGGTTGACGAAGGCGTCGCCACGGGCGCTGTCGGCCGTCTCCACAACCAGCAGGACCCGCGCGGCAGCTCCAGCCTCCAGGGTCAGGGACGCGACCTCGCCCTCTCCCGCGTCGGCCACGCCGTTGCGGTTGGCATCCAGCACCAACCGGGTGGCGGGGGTGTGGGCGCTGCCCGCCTCGGTGCGGGCGGCCAGTGGGAGCGTGAACCGGTCATTGCCACTGTTGACGACCGTATAGCTGAAGGTCGTGCCCTCTCCGGGGAGCAGCGTGGCGCTCTGGCCGGGGGCCTGCACCGTGCCGTCGGGGGACACGCTGACCGCGCACACCGCCTGCACCACCGTGCGAACGATGTTGGACTCGGCGCTCGACTCGCCGCCGGGCGTGACCGGCTCGAAGGTGGCGGTCGCCTGGTTGGTGATCTCGGTCCCGGCAGGAGTGGGAACACTCGCGGTCTGGGCCTGCGCCCCGACCACGAATGCCCCCACCAACAGGCTGGGAAGCAGCAGAGCTAGGGAGGTGTGTTTCAAAACGGGTCAACTCCTCGGGAGGGAACTCTGGAAAGGGGGTGGGACGCTTGGTGCGCGGAAAACTGGCAAAAAAGAGTCTGATGTTGGAAGAGGGCGCACCCCACGGGGGAGGTGGGATGCGCCGGGAGAGGGGTTACTTGATGGTGACCGTGAAGTTGACCGTCAGCGTCTGGTTGGGCTCGAGGGTATCGGCGGCAGTGATGGTGTTGTCGTTGTTGCTGTCGATCGCCACGTCCACACGCGTGACTGCGCTCAGCGCGATGGTCGGCGTCTTGCTGTCCTGCCAGGCGCCGCCATTGAAGCGGTACATCACCTTGGCCGTACCGCTCAGGGCAGGGTTGGCGACCTCGCCCAACACGCTCTTGAAGGTGCCATACTGGAAGACGTTGGTGGTTTTGCTGCTGTAGCTGCCGTCCTGCTCGGTCAGGATGAAGTTCTTGACCGGGGTGTTGTAGTTGTTCTTGGCGACAATCCGGTAGGTCAGGTCGTTGCCAGGGACGACGGCGGCGGTGCTCGTCTTGGTCTTCTGGATGGTGATCGCGGTGCCCGCCACGACGCCCACCGTGATGGTGTCGTTGGTGTCGGTCGCGATCAGGCCGCTGCCGCTGCTCACGGTCTGGTTCAGGGTCACCGTCTGGGTGAGCACGTTGGCGGGGACCTTCACCTGCGCGATCACGCAGGCCGTTTCGCCCGCAGCAATCGTCACGCCCGGCGAGGTGATGACGGTGGCGTTGTCCGCGGTTCCGTCACAGGTTGCGTCGAGCAGGTACTCGACCGGGACGGACGTGGGAGTCTGCGAGCCTTTTTCGTCTACCACCGTGAAGCTCAGGTTCGGAGCACTGGGGAAGAACGTGTCCGAACCTCCGCCGGTGTTCTTAATCTCCATCGGGAAGGTCACGGTCTGGCCCCCCGTGGTCGTGACCGACCGGGTGACCACCGTGTTGACCGGGTCAGTTGCCCTGTCGTCGTCGCTGTCACCAAACAGGAACCCCGGCACGTTCACGATGTTGGTGGTCGTGTCTTCAGCGGTGGTGTCCGCGTCGCTGACACTGTCGATGCCCACGGTGACGCTCTGGGCACCGGCGGTGGCGGCGTGGGTCACCACCGTGCGGAAGTCAGCGCTGGCGTCTACCGCGACGCCGCGGATCGTGGGCAGCTCACCCTCCAAGATGTAGGTGAGCCCGCCGATGATTTCCCCGGCCGTCGTGAACGGATTGCCGTTGGCCGTCTGGAAGGTGACGCCACTGGGGCCGGACAGCACGAACGCGTCGGTCGCCGCGCCCTTGTTCTTCAGCGTGTTGATGAAGGTGGTGGTGGTGTCGTTTGCCTTCACCGCGGCCGTCTGAACGTCGCCGCTGCGGGTGATGGTCGTGTTGGCGTCCACCGGGTCGGCGTACGTTCCCGTCGCTCCCGCTTCAGGCGCACCACTCGGGCCGACAACGGCCACCGGGGTGTAGACCACGACGGCGCTGTACTGGAGGAAGGGCGAGGTGTTTTGCGCCTCGGTGACACTGGGGTTCGTGGTGCCGTTCCAGATTTTGCCGGTGCCGACCGGAGTCGCGCCCACTGTACCCCCCTTGGTAGAACCAGTCGGAACGGTGTACACCAGCCAGAACTCTTTGACCCCATCGGCGGCGAGCGAAACCGAGGACAGGGCCGTGGCGCCGTCTACCGCCGCCTTCTGCGTGGAAGTCAGCGTGGCGAAGTTCCCCGTCACGCTCAGCACCGAAGCGTCTACCAGCTTGGCCCCCGTGGCTCCTGCCGGTGCCAGGGTGATGGTCTGGGTGTCGTTGCCGGTGTTGACGACCTGATACTTGAAGGCGACCGTGTCGCCCTGGTTGGCCGTTTTCTTGTATTCGGCAGGGAGGGTGGAGGTCGCCGTGCCCGTCGTGGCGCTGTCGCTGTTGGCCACGCTGCCCACGTAGGTCACGTTGAAGCTCGACTTGTCCGACACTGTGGTGACGACCTCGTTGGACGTCTGGCTGCTGGTGGTGTTGCCAGTGGGATCGCTGGGGTCCTGGAAGCTCGCCGTCGCGGTGTTCTTGATCTGGGTGTTGGCGGGCGTACCCACCGCTCCCGCCACTCCCACTGCCAGCGCCACAGCCAGAGCCACAATCTTCGTATTCACTTTCATCTTCTTCTCCTTGGATTCGCTTCGGGCGTCGTGGCCCGGTGACGACTGATGGGTGTTACTTCACCTGCACGCGGAAGCCGAGCGTCTTCTCGGTGCCGGCAGGTAGGGCGGCGATGGTCCAGCGCACCGCCTGGTACTCGCCCGGCTTGACCTCAACCTCGCGGGTCACGGCCTTGCCGTTCTCGGTCACGGTGATCTTTTTCTTGAGGGGGGCGGGGGCAAAGGTCTTGCCGCCGTCGATGGAGTACTCGGTGCGGACGCCTGCGGCAGCGCTTCCATCTGGCGCGACGTACACGTGACCCGCCGGAACCGGCAGCTTCACGGCGACGTTTGCCAGCGTGCGGGCGCTGACGTTGCGGGCGGTGACAGTCTGTGCGAGCAGGTCGCCGGGGCGGACCTTGGTGTAGTTCGGCGTGCGCTTTTCGGTCGCCTTGCCGTCCACCTGAACGGTCTGAATCAGCGACTGGGCGAGGTCGAGCACCAGGGGCGAGGCGCCCTGGGCCAGGGCCAGGCCGGGCAGCGCGAGCAGGAGGGGAAGGGTCAGGCGATTCATATCAGCGGCTCTCTCCTTGGCAGGAAGGGACGCCGACACGACAGACCGGCGCACGCTTCCCCTGGGTGGGGGGTCCGTTTCGCCGGTCGCACCACTGGCTCCTCATGCGGCAGGTGCCCGAAATACACCGCATGGCTCTACGCCCGAAACGACAGCAAGGTATTCAGCAAGCCATAACAGTTCCCTTACGTGATTTCTAGGAACTCTCATTAGATTCTCATTTGTAGGATGGTGATGCGGCGATTTGGTCCGGGGGCGTCCCTGTTACAAACCGTTGGAGCTGGGCACGCCATGCTGTCGCGTACGGAGGTCACCGGTATGGCGCGTGTCACGCGGTACAGCAAGTTCGAGGGCGAACTCGACCAGCTCGACTCCAGCGAGCTGATGCAGATGATTCAGGAAGCGCTGCTGGGGCAGGGCATGAACGATCCCTACGACCCCGATCCCAACGCCCGGCCCAGCATGGACGACCTCTTCGACGCGATTCTGGAGGCACTGGCCGACCGGGGCATGATCCCGGAAGAGCAGCTTCTAGAAGCCCTGCAAGCCGACGACGTGCGCGAGACGCCGCTGGGTCAGCAAATCGAGCGGCTGATGGACAAGCTCCAGCAGGACGGCTTTATTCGCAAGGAGTTCGACGAGGAGCCGGGACAGGGCGGCCAGGGCCAGAGCGGCGAGTCGCGCTTTCAGCTCACTGACAAGAGCATTGACTTTCTGGGCTACAAGAGCCTGCGCGACCTGATGGGCGGCCTGGGCAGAAGCAGCGCGGGCGCCCACGACACCCGCGAGTACGCCTCAGGCGTCGAGATGACGGGCGAACTCAAGAACTACGAGTTCGGGGACACCCTCAACCTCGATACGACGGCCACGCTGGGCAACATCATGGGCAAAGGCTTCGACGCGCTCGAGGAATCCGACCTCGTGATCCGGCAGGCTGAATACAACTCGTCGGCGGCGACCGTGGTGCTGCTGGACTGCTCGCACTCCATGATCCTGTACGGCGAGGACCGCTTCACGCCCGCCAAGCAGGTCGCGCTCGCGCTGGCGCACCTGATCCGCACCCAGTACCCCGGCGACACGGTCAAGTTCGTGCTCTTCCACGACTCGGCCGAGGAAGTGCCCGTCGCCAAGCTCGCGCAGGCACAGATCGGGCCGTACCATACGAACACGGCGGGGGGCCTGCGGCTCGCGCAGCAGCTCCTGAAGCGCGAGAACAAGGACATGAAGCAGATCGTGATGATCACCGACGGCAAGCCCTCGGCCCTCACGCTGCCCGACGGCCGCATCTATAAAAACGCCTATGGCCTCGACCCCTACGTGCTGGGCGCCACTCTGCGCGAGGTCGCCAACTGCCGCCGCTCGGGCATCCAGGTCAACACCTTCATGCTGGCCCGCGACCCCGAACTCGTGGGCTTCGTCCGGCGCGTCTCCGAGATGACGAAGGGCAAGGCCTACTTCACGACGCCGCAGAACATCGGCCAGTACGTGCTGATGGATTTCGTGACGAACAAGACGAAGCTGGTGAATTAGGCGGAAGGCTGAAAGCAGAAGGCAGATGGCTCATGATTCACGGCCATCTGCCTTCTGCCTTAGACCTTCTGCCCTCCCCTACCCCATCTTCACGAACATCGGCGGCTTCAGGCCCACCATCCGGGCCATAACCCAGACCTGGCCCTTGTGGTGGGCCTCGTGGCCGATCAGGGAGTCAAGCAGGGCGGCGACGGGCATCTCGCGGCCCCCGAAGGCCGGAACGCGGCGGGCGAGGTCCTCGGGGCTCAGGGCAGCGATGGCGGCGGAGACCTGATCGGTCGTCTGGCGCAGGCGCTCGCGCACCTCGGCCACGCTGGCGCTGCCGTCGCCGGGCGCGGGGCGCTGGGGGGCCTGCCCGGCGATCATGGCGAGCATCATCGCGCTGCTGGCCGCGAGGTGGTCGGCCTGACCGATCAGGCTCATGCCGCCCTCCCACGCGGCGAAGGTGCCGTGCTCCTCGGGCAGCTCGGCATACAGGTCCATCAGGGCCTCGCGGTGCATTCGGAAGGTGCGGGCGTGCAGTTCGGCCGGGTTCATAGGCATGGGCCAAGGATAAGGCAGTCGGCGGGCCTCAGGGCCTGCGCCGCAACTCGTCGCGAATCTCGGCCAGCAGCTTTTCCTCGTTGCTAGGTTCGGCGACCGGCGGCTTCTGCCCCCGCCCGAAGCGTTCGTTGATCCGGTTAACCGGCGTGACCACCAGGAAATACAGCACGGCCGCCACGATCAGGAAGTTCAGTAGCGCGGTGATGAAGGCGCCGTAGTCGAAGACGGCCCCATTCAGCGTGAAGGTGCCGCCCACCTGTGCCCCGCCCCCCGTGACCGCCTTGATCAGCGGGTTGATGAAGCTGTTCGAGAAGGCGGTGACGATGCCCGTGAACGCCGCCCCAATCACCACACCGACCGCGAGATCCACCACATTGCCGCGCAGCACGAAGTCCCGGAAGCCCTGAAGCATGCCCCAGCTTGCCACGAGGCGCAGGTCCTAGCAACGTAGGCACTAGGACGGGGCTTACGCCTGACCCCGGCTCTCCTTGACCGCGTGGGCGCTCATGCCCCACTGGTGCCCGCTGCTCTGCACGCCGTCCAGCACCACGCGGGCGAGTTCGCCCAGGGTGGCCCCGCCGGGGCGCACGTCCATGCGGAACTCGGTTCGCAGCTCGGTCAGGCTGGTGTCGTCCAGCATCAGCTCGGTGCCGTAGCGCAGGGTGGTCGGCGGCACGATCAGGAGGTCGGCCTCGCCCGGCTTGACCGCGTGCCGGAAGCATCGCCCGGTCAGCAGGCCCGCAACGGTCGTGACCTTGCCGAAGGTCTTGTTCTCCACCGCGCGGACCTCCAGCTCCAGCCCCTCGATCTGGCGCAGCGGCTCCACGGCCCGGTCGAGCGACTCGGCGAACAGCAGCCCCGTCCCCAGAATCACCTTGCGGGGCGCAGGCAGCGCGGCGGGCAGCTCGGGCAGCCCCTCGGTCAGGAAGTCGCGGATCATGCCCACGCCGTTTTCCAGCATGGGGAAGCCCTCGTATTCCTCCTCGGTGGGGAGGGGCTCGCCTGCCAGGAGGTACAGCTCGTCGGAGGGGAAGACGAAGCGGGTGCCGCGCTCCGCCAGGAACTGCCGCCGCCAGCTGTTCAGGCGGGCGAGCGTGTCCTGCGCCTCCTCGCGCGTGAAGGTCCGCACGTCGGGAAGGTTCTTGCGGTGCCCGGTCAGGCCGATGGGCACGACCGCCGCCGAGATCACGTTGGGGCGGCTCGACAAATATTCCACCGTGTCGTCGAGATGCTCGCCGTCGTTGCGGCCAGGCACGAGGACGATCTGGGTGTACAGGTCGATGGGTTCGAGCCGCTCGATCATGCCGCGAATCTGCACGGCCTGGGGGTCCTTGACCTTGAGCTTCCACCACTTCATCAGATCCTGGCGGAGGTCCTGGTTGGCCGTATGGACCGACACGTACAGCGGCGAGAGGTTCTCGTCGAGGATGCGGTTGATGTCGCCCTCGGTCAGGTTGGTCAGCGTGACGAAGGAGCCGTACAGGAAGGACAGGCGGTAGTCGTCGTCCATGATGTAGAGGCTCTTGCGAAAGCCGCGCGGCATCTGGTGGACGTAGCAGAAGTCGCACTTGTTGGCACACTTCTTGATGCCGTCGAACAGCACTTCCTCGAAGTCGAGGCCGGGGTCCTCCCACTCCACCGCGAAGGTGAAGGTGGGCGCCGCCGGGTCGTATTCCAGGCGGTGGTGGTCCTGCGCCACGCCGAGGACGCCGGACAGGACCGAGGGCCGCTCCACCGGGCGGCTGATTTCCAACTCGGCCCGCCCCTGCGACAGCAGATGGCGGTAGGCCAGCACGTCGGTCACGGATTCGCCGTTCACCCGGATCAGCAGGTCGCCGGGGCGCACGCCCGCCCGTTCGGCGGGGCTGCCCGGTTCCACGGTCTTGATCGGTGCGGGAAACACCTCGGTCGGTTGCGGTCTGGCTTCGGCTGCGGTCACGTCATCCCCCTGTGCGGGACACGTCAAGGCCCCGGTTAAACGGGGAAGTTTAACAGGTGGGGGCGGGGGGCGGGTGTGACAGGCGTCCCGGTTGGGGTGGCTAGCCCTCCCCCATCAGCGCCGCCAGCCCCCGTGAGGCCACGTCCCGGACGCTGTAACTCATGTAGGGCGTGAGTTCCGTCTCGTCGGGGTTGACCTCGATCACCACGCCGCCCGCCCGTCGCGTTTCCAGCGCGAGGCCTGCCGCCGGGTAGACCTGCCCGCTGGTGCCCACGATCAGGGCCACGTCCGCTTTCTCGAAGGCGCGGGTGGCGGCCTCCAGCGCCAGCTCGGGCAGAAACTCCCCGAACCAGACGATGTTGGGGCGCATCCGGGCACCGCACACTGGGCAAGTCGGCGGGGGCGTGAAGGTGTTCGGCTCGGGCAGGGGCGCGACCGTCCCGCACGCCTCGCAGCGGGCGGTGCTCAGGTTGCCGTGCAACTCCACGAGGCGCTCGCTGCCCGCCCGCGCGTGCAGGCCGTCCACGTTCTGGGTGGCGAGGAAGAAGCCGTCGCCCTTGTCCCGCTCCAGCCAGGCGAGGAGGTGGTGGCCTTCGTTGGGCTGCGCGTGGGTCACGTTCCGGTAGCGACCCGCGTACCACTCCCAAACCATTTTCGGGTCGCGGCGGTACGCCTCCGGGCTGGCGAGGTCCTCGGGGCGAAAGCGTGCCCAGTGCCCGGTCTGCGCGTTGCGGAAGGTGGGGATGCCGCTCTCGGCGCTCACGCCCGCGCCCGTCAGGACGGCCACGCGGCGGGCGGCTGCGAGGGCGGCGCGGGCCTGTTCCAGGGTCATAGGGTCAGCCTACTCTGGAACCTCCAGAAACTCGGGCGGCACGGCCTCGGCCAGCCACACCCCGTTCTCGCTGCGGTAGAAGGGGTGCCCGGCCTCGTACATCCGCCCGGCCTGCACGGTCAGCACGACGGACCTTCCCCGCCGCGCCCCGACCTGCCGCGCTGTCGCCTCGTCGCGGGAGAGGTGGACGTGGTGACGGCCCATCGGCTTGAGGCCCCCGGCGCGGATCGCGTCCAGCACGCCCGCATGGGTCCCGTGGTACAGCAGGGGCGGCGGCACGGTCAGCGGCAACCGCAGGTCCACGTCCACGCTGTGGCCCTGATTGGCGCGGATGCGGTCGCCCTGGAGGGTGTAGCGCCCCTTGCGGTCGGCGGCGACCACCCGCTCCAGCCGGGGCCGGGACACCCGCAGGGTCCGCAGCACGGCGTCCACGGGTGCCCAGCCGCCCGGCTCCAGCGTCACATTCATCTTCTCGGGCGCGTGCCGCAGCAGGTAGGAGAGGCGGCGGGAGAGTTGCTCGTCGGTCATGCCCCATTGTCCAGGCCAGAAAGCAGCTCTGCTGGAGTGGGACGCGGTAGGCTGACGGGCGTGACCACAACCCATACCGATACGGCCTGGGCTGAACTCCAGACCCGGTTTCAGGAACTCGCCGACCTCGGCGGCATCGGCTCGCTGCTGGGGTGGGACCAGAGCACCTATCTGCCCGCCGGGGCCGCCGCCGGACGCTCGCGGCAACGGGCGCTGCTCTCGCGGCTGCGTCACGAGCGGGCGACCGACCCGGCCTACGGGCGGCTGCTTGAACACCTCGGCGGACGCGGCGACCTTTCCCCTGTTCAGGCCCGCATGGTCGCAGTGGCCCGCAAGGACTTTGAGGAGGCGACCCGCTTTCCCGCCGCCTTTGTCGCCGCGTGGAGTCAGCACGGCGGCGAGAGCTACTCGGCGTGGACGGGGGCGCGGCCGGGGAACGACTTCGCGCGGATGGTGCCCTACCTGGAGAAGTCGCTGGACCTGAGCCTGCAAGCGGCGAGCTACTTCCCCGAATTTTCCGACCCGATGGACTACTTCATCGACCAGTCCGACGAGGGCATGACCGCCGCGCAGGTGGGCGAGGTCTTCGCGGCGCTCAGGGAGGCGCTGGTCCCGATGGTGGACGCCGTGACCGGGGCCGAGGCGCCCCGCACCGACTTTCTGGCCCGACACTACCCCGGCGCCGACCAGCTCGCCTTCGGGGAGAGCGTGATCCGTGATTACGGGTACGACTTCACCCAGGGGCGGCAGGACCTCACCCACCACCCCTTCATGACCCGGCTGGGCGGGCAGGACGTACGGATCACCACGCGGGTGAAGGACAACGACCCCACCGAAGCGCTGTACTCCACCCTGCACGAGTCTGGCCACGCGATGTACGAGCAGGGCGTGGCGGAAGACCTTCTGGGCACGCCCCTCGGCGGCGGCGTCAGCGCCGGGGTCCACGAGAGCCAGTCGCGGCTGTGGGAGAACCTCGTGGGGCGCAGCCGGGCGTTCTGGGCGGCGTACTTCGGCAAGTTCCGGGACGCCTTCCCGGAGCAGCTCGCGGACGTGACCGAGGAGGAGATGCACCGCGCCTCCAACGTGGTCGCCCGCTCGCTGATCCGCACCGACGCCGATGAGCTGACCTACAACCTGCACGTCATCACCCGCTTTGAGCTGGAACGCGAGCTTCTGTCGGGGCGGCTGGCAGTGCGCGACCTCGCGGACGCGTGGCACGCCGCCTACGAGACGAACCTGGGCCTGCGGGCCGAGAGCGACGTGAACGGCGTCTTGCAAGACGTGCACTGGTACTTCGGGAGCATTGGCGGGGCCTTCCAGGGCTACACGCTGGGGAACGTGCTCAGTGCCCAGTTCTACGCGGCGGCCGAACGGGTCAATCCCGGCCTGGAAGGCGACATCGCCCGCGCCGACTTCGGGCGGCTGCACGGCTGGCTGCGCGAGAACGTGTACGCGCATGGTCGCCGCTACACGCCGAACGAGTTGCTGGAACGGGCGACCGGACAGGGCATGACGGTGGAGCCGTACCTGAAGTACCTGCGCGAGAAGTACGGAGCGCTGTACGGCGTGACGCTGTAAGGCAGGGCAGGCGGGCGGCGGACACGAGGCTCCGCCGCCCTCTCCCCTTGTCCTACCGCAAGTGTCCCAGCCGTGCCCCCTTCGTCGCCAGATACCCCGCGTTGTGCGCGTTCTGGCCGACATGCAGCGGCACCCGCTCCACGACCTCCAGCCCGAAGCCGCCCAGCGAGTGCAGCTTGCGGGGGTTGTTGGTCAGGACGCGCAGGCGCCGGGCGCCCAGCAGATGCAGCATCTGGGCGCCGATGCCGAAGTCGCGGGCGTCGGCGGGGAAGCCGAGTTGCAGGTTGGCGTCCACCGTGTCGGCCCCGCCGTCTTGCAGGGCGTAGGCGCGAATCTTGTTCAGCAGGCCGATGCCCCGGCCCTCCTGACGCAGGTAGACGAGGACGCCCCGGCCCTCCTCGGCGATGGCCCGCAGCGCCGCGTCCCGCTGCGGCCCGCAGTCGCAGCGCAGCGAGTGGAAGGCGTCCCCGGTCAGGCACTCGGAGTGGACCCGCACCAGCAGCGGCGTTTCATCCACCTCACCCATCACGAGGGCGACGTGCTCGGCCCCCGACAGGCTGTCCTCAAACCCGACCAGCCGGAACTCGCCGTACTCGGTGGGCAACTTCGCCTCGGCCGCCACCCGCAAGAAGGGATCGTGTTCCATCCGGTAGGCGATCAGGGCCTCGATGGACCCGACCAACAGCGAGTGCCGCTCCCCGAAGGCGAGGAGGTCGGGCAGGCGCAGCATCTCGCCGCTGTCGCCCATGATCTCGCAGATCACGCCCGCAGGCGCGAACCCCGCGAGCCGGGCGAGGTCGCAGCCCGCCTCGGTGTGCCCGGCGCGGCGCAGGACGCCACCGGGCCGCGCGACCAGCGGGAAGATGTGCCCCGGACGGCGGAAATCGGCGGGGGTCGCGGCGGGGTCGGCCAGTGCCCCGATGGTCGCCGCGCGGTCGTAGGCGCTGATGCCGGTGGAGTTGCTGACATGGTCCACGCTGACCGTGAAGGCGGTGCCGTTGGGGTCGGTGCCCGAGCGCACCATCGGCGCGAGGTTCAGCTCGGCGGCCCGCTCGGGGAGCAGGGTCACGCAGATCAATCCCCGGCCCTCCCGCGCCATGAAGTTGACCCACTCCGGGGTGGCGGTCTCGGCGGGCATCAGCAGGTCGCCCTCGTTCTCGCGGCCCTCGTCGTCCACCAGGATGACCGGGCGCCCGGCCCGCAACTCGGCCAGCAGGTCGGGGATGGAGGCCAGGGTCACCGCGCCACCTCCGGCTGCCCGAAGTCACGCATCAGCAGCAGCCGCTCCACGTACTTCGCTATCTGGTCGGCCTCCAGATTGACCACCGTGCCGGGGCGCCAGTCGCCCAGGGTAGTGACCTCCAGCGTGTGCGGCACCAGCCAGAGGGTGAACTCGTCTTCTCTCAGGTCCGCGCGGCTGCCGCCGGGGCCGCCCGTGTCCACGACGGTGAGGCTCACGCCGTCCACCGTGACGCTCCCCTTGGGGACAAGGTAGCGGGCCAGATGCGGCGCGGCGCGGACGCGCAGGGTGTAGGCGCCGGGCTCCTCGCGCCTCTCCAGAATCTCGCCTGTCCCGTCCACATGCCCGCTCACCACATGGCCCCCGAAGCGGCCCGAGGCGGTCATCGCCCGCTCAAGGTTGAGCCGGGCGCCGACTCCCCAGTGCGGGGCAGTCTTGGCGAGCGTCTCACGGCTGAGGTCCACCCTAAAGCCCGTGTCATCCCAGCCCGTCACGGTCAGGCAGGTGCCCGAGCAGGCGATGGACTCGCCGAGCGCGAGGTCGGACCACATCCGCTCCGGCGTGACGGTGAGGGTAAGGGTGCCATTGTGCTCGGCGGCGTGCGTGACGCGGCCAACCTGTTCCACGATTCCGGTGAACATCAGAGGTCTCCTCCCGCGCTCAGGCGGGGAATGTCGTGCAGCAGGCCCGAGATCAGGACATCCGGGCCGAGGGGTTCAACGTGGGGGTCGCGCAGGGCGGCGGCGTGGCCCATGCCCCGCGCGGGACTGTTTAGCGGAGGAAGGCCCGCGCCGAGCAGTTTCGGGGCGATCAATGCCCGCACCTCGTCAATGAGCCCAGCCGCGAACAGGGCGCTCGCCAGAGTGGGGCCGCCCTCCAGCAGCAGGCTGGAGAGGTTCAGGCGGCCCAGCCCATGCAGCGCGTCGGGCAGGCCGGTGACCCGCAGCACGTGGGCGCCCCGGTCTTCCAGGGCGCGGGTGTCGGCTTCGGGGGCAGTCACGAGGAGGGTGCCGGGACGCAGTGCACGGGCGCTGAGCGGCGTGCGGGCGCGGGAGTCAAAGATGACCGGGCGGGGATCGCGCCCCCCCTCCACCCCGCGTGTGGTGAGTCGGGGGTCGTCGGCCAGGACGGTGCCAATGCCCACGGCGATGGCGTCCGCCTCGTCGCGCCAGCGCATGACCCACGCCCGCGCTTCAGCGGAGGTGACGGCCCCATTCGCCTCGCCCGCCGCCGCGACCTTGCCGTCCAGCGTCACCGCGTACTTGTAGGTCACCCAGGGCCGCCCCCG is a window of Deinococcus terrestris DNA encoding:
- a CDS encoding DUF11 domain-containing protein; protein product: MNRLTLPLLLALPGLALAQGASPLVLDLAQSLIQTVQVDGKATEKRTPNYTKVRPGDLLAQTVTARNVSARTLANVAVKLPVPAGHVYVAPDGSAAAGVRTEYSIDGGKTFAPAPLKKKITVTENGKAVTREVEVKPGEYQAVRWTIAALPAGTEKTLGFRVQVK
- a CDS encoding vWA domain-containing protein translates to MARVTRYSKFEGELDQLDSSELMQMIQEALLGQGMNDPYDPDPNARPSMDDLFDAILEALADRGMIPEEQLLEALQADDVRETPLGQQIERLMDKLQQDGFIRKEFDEEPGQGGQGQSGESRFQLTDKSIDFLGYKSLRDLMGGLGRSSAGAHDTREYASGVEMTGELKNYEFGDTLNLDTTATLGNIMGKGFDALEESDLVIRQAEYNSSAATVVLLDCSHSMILYGEDRFTPAKQVALALAHLIRTQYPGDTVKFVLFHDSAEEVPVAKLAQAQIGPYHTNTAGGLRLAQQLLKRENKDMKQIVMITDGKPSALTLPDGRIYKNAYGLDPYVLGATLREVANCRRSGIQVNTFMLARDPELVGFVRRVSEMTKGKAYFTTPQNIGQYVLMDFVTNKTKLVN
- a CDS encoding DinB family protein, with protein sequence MPMNPAELHARTFRMHREALMDLYAELPEEHGTFAAWEGGMSLIGQADHLAASSAMMLAMIAGQAPQRPAPGDGSASVAEVRERLRQTTDQVSAAIAALSPEDLARRVPAFGGREMPVAALLDSLIGHEAHHKGQVWVMARMVGLKPPMFVKMG
- the mscL gene encoding large conductance mechanosensitive channel protein MscL: MLQGFRDFVLRGNVVDLAVGVVIGAAFTGIVTAFSNSFINPLIKAVTGGGAQVGGTFTLNGAVFDYGAFITALLNFLIVAAVLYFLVVTPVNRINERFGRGQKPPVAEPSNEEKLLAEIRDELRRRP
- a CDS encoding DUF512 domain-containing protein; the protein is MTAAEARPQPTEVFPAPIKTVEPGSPAERAGVRPGDLLIRVNGESVTDVLAYRHLLSQGRAELEISRPVERPSVLSGVLGVAQDHHRLEYDPAAPTFTFAVEWEDPGLDFEEVLFDGIKKCANKCDFCYVHQMPRGFRKSLYIMDDDYRLSFLYGSFVTLTNLTEGDINRILDENLSPLYVSVHTANQDLRQDLMKWWKLKVKDPQAVQIRGMIERLEPIDLYTQIVLVPGRNDGEHLDDTVEYLSSRPNVISAAVVPIGLTGHRKNLPDVRTFTREEAQDTLARLNSWRRQFLAERGTRFVFPSDELYLLAGEPLPTEEEYEGFPMLENGVGMIRDFLTEGLPELPAALPAPRKVILGTGLLFAESLDRAVEPLRQIEGLELEVRAVENKTFGKVTTVAGLLTGRCFRHAVKPGEADLLIVPPTTLRYGTELMLDDTSLTELRTEFRMDVRPGGATLGELARVVLDGVQSSGHQWGMSAHAVKESRGQA
- a CDS encoding SIR2 family NAD-dependent protein deacylase, producing the protein MTLEQARAALAAARRVAVLTGAGVSAESGIPTFRNAQTGHWARFRPEDLASPEAYRRDPKMVWEWYAGRYRNVTHAQPNEGHHLLAWLERDKGDGFFLATQNVDGLHARAGSERLVELHGNLSTARCEACGTVAPLPEPNTFTPPPTCPVCGARMRPNIVWFGEFLPELALEAATRAFEKADVALIVGTSGQVYPAAGLALETRRAGGVVIEVNPDETELTPYMSYSVRDVASRGLAALMGEG
- a CDS encoding RNA 2'-phosphotransferase — encoded protein: MTDEQLSRRLSYLLRHAPEKMNVTLEPGGWAPVDAVLRTLRVSRPRLERVVAADRKGRYTLQGDRIRANQGHSVDVDLRLPLTVPPPLLYHGTHAGVLDAIRAGGLKPMGRHHVHLSRDEATARQVGARRGRSVVLTVQAGRMYEAGHPFYRSENGVWLAEAVPPEFLEVPE
- a CDS encoding carboxypeptidase M32, giving the protein MTTTHTDTAWAELQTRFQELADLGGIGSLLGWDQSTYLPAGAAAGRSRQRALLSRLRHERATDPAYGRLLEHLGGRGDLSPVQARMVAVARKDFEEATRFPAAFVAAWSQHGGESYSAWTGARPGNDFARMVPYLEKSLDLSLQAASYFPEFSDPMDYFIDQSDEGMTAAQVGEVFAALREALVPMVDAVTGAEAPRTDFLARHYPGADQLAFGESVIRDYGYDFTQGRQDLTHHPFMTRLGGQDVRITTRVKDNDPTEALYSTLHESGHAMYEQGVAEDLLGTPLGGGVSAGVHESQSRLWENLVGRSRAFWAAYFGKFRDAFPEQLADVTEEEMHRASNVVARSLIRTDADELTYNLHVITRFELERELLSGRLAVRDLADAWHAAYETNLGLRAESDVNGVLQDVHWYFGSIGGAFQGYTLGNVLSAQFYAAAERVNPGLEGDIARADFGRLHGWLRENVYAHGRRYTPNELLERATGQGMTVEPYLKYLREKYGALYGVTL